The genome window GCTCGGAACCCGCCAGATCGAGGAAGGCAAGGTCCAGCCCGCCGAGAATGTACTCAAACGCCTGCGCGAGCGATGCGGCGTTCACTGATGCCGTTCGCGGTTCTGCTGACCAATGACGCAGCGCGTGATCTCGACGAGATTTGTGACTATATCACTCTGCACGATGTGCCTCAAAAAGCAGATTACGTTTTGGAACAGATTGAGAGAGCTTTCTCCAGACTCTCCGAATCTCCCGAGCGCGGTGCCTATCCGAAAGAATTGCTGTCGCTGGGCATTCGGGAATACCGCGAGGTTTTCTTCAAACCCTACCGCATCATTTACCGAGTCATGGGCAAAAAGGTTTATGTTTTGCTGATTGTCGATGGCCGCCGCGACATGCAATCGCTGCTGCAGCAGCGATTGCTGGATGCGTAAGCAACCGAGCGGAATAGGTTTCAGGAGGGGAAGAATGGATAAAGTTCACGACATTCAACACGTGTCCTTCTCTGGTACAGTCATGAGGTTACATGTCGATGGGAGGGATTATCAGATCGATATTGCTGATAAGTCGGAACGTTTGCGGAAAGCTACACAGCAACAGAGGAAAAACGTCGAGATATCTCCAGCGGGCTACGGAATTCACTGGCCGGATGTAGATGAAGATTTATCCATTGACGGACTCATCGGCGTGAGACATGCGCCGCCGTTCGTCACGGCCCAAACATAGAAGGTGGCGAACAATGGGCTACAGCAAATCGATGCTGCGCGTCGTCTGCTGAACTTGGTCGTTCGGCTTAGGTAGGGGCGATAGAATGAGTGATACGTAGCCCGTGTGGGGCGCTACCTCACGTTACAACCCAGCATTGAGCGCCGGCGCGGCGCCTACTATATCTCGCCGGAGTAGATCTTCATGATCTTGGTGAGCAGGTCGATGGCGTTAGCGCGCGGGCGCTGGAACGAGTTGCGGCCGATAATAGTGCCGAACCCACCCCCATCGCGGATGGCCCGGATCTCGTCCAGGACCGCGTTATCATCCTCCTTGGCTGCCCCGCCGGAAAAGATCACCATCCGTCGCCCATCGAAGGCGCTCTGGACCACATGCCGGACGCGATCTGCCAGGGTCCCGATCGGCACCTTGGTCTTCTCGTAGACCTTCTTGGCCTCCGGCTGCTCGATGTGGGCGCTGGGCAGCTTCACCTTGATCAAATGCGCGCCAAGCTGGGCTGCGATTTGGGCCGCGTAGGCCACCACGTCGATGGCCGTCTCACCCTCCTTGGTCAGGCCGGAGCCGCGCGGGTACGACCAGCAGACCGCAACCAGACCGGACGCCTTGGCCTCTGCCGCGATCTCGCGGAACTGCTGATACATCGTAGCACAATGAGCGGAGCCGGGGTAGATCGTGAAGCCCACGCCGACACAGCCCAGGCGCAACGCATCTTTCACGCTGGCCGTCACCGAGGAAAACGGGTCCTTCTCATCGTGCAGCACGTCGTGGCTATTGAGCTTCAGGATCAGGGGGATCCGGCCAGCGAATTCCCTGGCGCCGGCCTCGAGGAAGCCGAGCGGCGCCGCGTAGGCGCTCAAGCGCGCCTCGATCGCCAGTTCAAAGTGGTAGTGCGGACGGTAGGCGGGGGGATTAACGGCAAAGCTTCGCGCCGGACCGTGCTCAAACCCTTGATCAACCGGCAGGATCACCAGTCGGCCTGTGCCGCCAAGGTAGCCGTGGTGAAGCAGCCGGGCCAGATTCGTCAGTGTCCCCGGGTTGTCACCGCTGTACCAACCAAGCATCTCACGGATACGCTCACTCATGCTCACTCCCTCCCTTGAATAACTCGGTATGGCGGGATCCGGCCTGAGTTGGTCGGTGCGTGGACCCGCTAACGCTTCCCCTGGCAAAACTCCTCGACGAGAACCACGTCATCGGAGCTGCCGATGATGATCGGTACGCGCTGGTGATATTCCGACGGCTCCATGTCCAGGATCCGCTCAGCTCCGGTACTCGCCCGCCCCCCAGCCTGCTCTACGATATAAGCCATCGGTGCAACCTCATAGAGAAGTCGAAGCTTCCCGCTGGCATTCTTTCCTCCGCCGGCTTCGCCCGGATACATGAAGAGCCCGCCTTCAAGCAGGGTGCGGTGCAGATCCGCTACCATCGACCCGACATAGCGGAGTGAATAGGGTCGGCCTGTCGCTTTGTCCGGCATGCTCAGATAGTCGACCGCTCGGCGAGTCGGTTCGGACCAGCGATGGTAGTTCCCATGGTTCACACTGTAGGTCTTGCCCCGCCTCGGAATTCGAATATCGGGGTGTGTCAGAACGTAATCGTCCAGCGTATGATCCCATGTAAAGCCCTGCACTGTTTGGCCAGCGGCGTAGACGAACATGGTACTGGGACCATACATCACATAGCCGGCCGCCACCTGCTCAGTGCCCTTCTGCAAGATATCCGCCGCGACATGCTCCCGCCCATGGCCACGCCTATGCCGCACCGAAAAGATGGTCCCTACTGTGCCGTTGATATCGATGTTCGACGAACCATCAACCGGGTCGAAACAGACCACATAGCTCCCGGGGAGGCAGTTTCGGTCGACATGCAGCGGCGCCTCCATCTCCTCTGAGACCATCGTGCAGACAAGACCGGTCTCCTTCAGCGCATCCACAAGCACCTCATTCGACCAGAGATCAAGCTGGGCGATCTGCTCTCCCTGAACGTTCACCTCCCCGGTATATCCCAATTTACCGTGCAGCGCCGCTCGGTTCACCTCCCGCGACACCAGTTTCGAGGCGGAGCCGATCTTGATGAGAAGCGCGCCCAGATCGCCCTCTACCGGTGTCCGGTCGTCCAAAAGATGACGGGTAAGGGTGATGCCTTTACTGATCATCGGATCTCCCATCACGGGTCTCCGCGTTGTTGTACGTTGACCGTATCGCCGTCCTGTACCAGGACCGTGTCAGCCATACCAATGAAGAGCCCCGTTCCGACCACTCCAGGGACCCCAAGAATCGCCTGCTCGAAAGGAGCCGGATCAGGAAGCGGCGAGATGCGACAGTCGAGGATGTAATTGCCGTTATCGGTCACGAACGGCTGCCCATCATGCTCGCGGACAGTTGGCCCGCACCCAAGCTCTGCGAGGCGACGCCGGCAGAGGGGCAGCCCGAACGGCACGACTTCTACGGGAAGGATGCCACGACTCCCCAGGACCGGCACCAGCTTTTCGACCCCAACGAGAATGATCAGTCTTCGTGACGAGGCGGCCACAATCTTTTCCCGAATCAACGCGCCGCCGTAGCCCTTGATCAGGTCGAGCCGGGGATCGACCTCATCCGCCCCATCAAAAGTGACATCGATGCTTGACACCTCTTCGAGCGTTGCCAGGCGTATTCCGAGCTGCGCTGCCAACGCGGCGGTAACCTGCGACGTCGAGACCGCTGTGACCCGGAGACCCGCCTTGACCGCATCACCCAGGGCGCGGACAAATGCGGTTGCGGCCCGACCGGTACCCAGACCCACCACATCGCCGTCCTTGATGAACTCGAGGGCCATGTTCGCCATGGACGGCTGAGTCCCCGGCGCGCTCGGGGTGCTTGAGGACAACTGCTGGTTATTGAGACGCGGTTCTTGATTCATCGAGTGATGGAAGGCTCCCAGTCCTCTCTCAAAGGTTGCAGGTTTATTTGTGGCTGATATTATTACTATGTCGGATATCCGGATGTCAAGGAGCGCTTCAGGGGCCGGGTACCTCTACAGCAGCGAGGACGACGCGCTGTGTATGAAGGATCGTCGCGTGCTATATAGATGAAACATTATGACACATTCAATAATTTTCTATTTGACCTTATGATAAGAACTGAATAATTTAAGGCCACGCATCGGAATGGGCCTGGGTCCGATCACGCTCAACGAAACATTGGGGGCGAGAAACATCCCGTCCAGGATCTTCGCGGGAATGCGACACAGCAGAACGAACGGTGGAACAGAGGTGAAAGGGTAAGTCAAGGAGGACACTATGGCAGGAGTAACAACGGGAACCAGCAAGGATCCAAAAGACCGGTATAAAGCGGGAGGCGTGGTCCCTTATAAGCAGATGGGGTATTGGCGGCCGGAATATACGCCAAAGGACACCGACGTGATTGCGGTATTCCGTATCACTCCCCAGGAAGGTGTGGATCCGGACGAGGCGGCCGCAGCCGTAGCGGGAGAATCGTCCACTGCTACCTGGACAGTGGTGTGGACCGACCGTCTTACCGATCACGATGCTTATCGCGGTAAGGCGTACAGGGTCGATCCTGTCCCGGGTAGTCCAGGTCAGTATTTCGCCTATATCGCCTACGACCTGGACCTCTTTGAAGAGGGCTCAATCGTCAACGTGAGCGCGTCTATTATCGGCAATGTGTTCGGCTTCAAGCCGCTCAAGGCGCTGCGCCTGGAAGACATGCGGTTCCCTGTGGCGTACCTCAAGACCTTTCAGGGTCCGCCTACCGGGATCGTGGTGGAGCGCGAGCGCCTGGATAAGTTCGGCCGCCCGCTGCTGGGCGCCACCATCAAGCCGAAACTGGGGCTGTCCGGTAAAAACTACGGCCGCGTCGTATATGAGGCGCTCAAAGGCGGCCTCGACTTCACGAAGGACGACGAAAATATCAACTCGCAGGCGTTTATGCACTGGCGCGA of Candidatus Methylomirabilota bacterium contains these proteins:
- the rpiA gene encoding ribose-5-phosphate isomerase RpiA, with amino-acid sequence MANMALEFIKDGDVVGLGTGRAATAFVRALGDAVKAGLRVTAVSTSQVTAALAAQLGIRLATLEEVSSIDVTFDGADEVDPRLDLIKGYGGALIREKIVAASSRRLIILVGVEKLVPVLGSRGILPVEVVPFGLPLCRRRLAELGCGPTVREHDGQPFVTDNGNYILDCRISPLPDPAPFEQAILGVPGVVGTGLFIGMADTVLVQDGDTVNVQQRGDP
- the fbp gene encoding class 1 fructose-bisphosphatase, with product MGDPMISKGITLTRHLLDDRTPVEGDLGALLIKIGSASKLVSREVNRAALHGKLGYTGEVNVQGEQIAQLDLWSNEVLVDALKETGLVCTMVSEEMEAPLHVDRNCLPGSYVVCFDPVDGSSNIDINGTVGTIFSVRHRRGHGREHVAADILQKGTEQVAAGYVMYGPSTMFVYAAGQTVQGFTWDHTLDDYVLTHPDIRIPRRGKTYSVNHGNYHRWSEPTRRAVDYLSMPDKATGRPYSLRYVGSMVADLHRTLLEGGLFMYPGEAGGGKNASGKLRLLYEVAPMAYIVEQAGGRASTGAERILDMEPSEYHQRVPIIIGSSDDVVLVEEFCQGKR
- a CDS encoding class I fructose-bisphosphate aldolase; the protein is MSERIREMLGWYSGDNPGTLTNLARLLHHGYLGGTGRLVILPVDQGFEHGPARSFAVNPPAYRPHYHFELAIEARLSAYAAPLGFLEAGAREFAGRIPLILKLNSHDVLHDEKDPFSSVTASVKDALRLGCVGVGFTIYPGSAHCATMYQQFREIAAEAKASGLVAVCWSYPRGSGLTKEGETAIDVVAYAAQIAAQLGAHLIKVKLPSAHIEQPEAKKVYEKTKVPIGTLADRVRHVVQSAFDGRRMVIFSGGAAKEDDNAVLDEIRAIRDGGGFGTIIGRNSFQRPRANAIDLLTKIMKIYSGEI
- a CDS encoding DUF2442 domain-containing protein; this encodes MDKVHDIQHVSFSGTVMRLHVDGRDYQIDIADKSERLRKATQQQRKNVEISPAGYGIHWPDVDEDLSIDGLIGVRHAPPFVTAQT
- a CDS encoding type II toxin-antitoxin system RelE/ParE family toxin encodes the protein MPFAVLLTNDAARDLDEICDYITLHDVPQKADYVLEQIERAFSRLSESPERGAYPKELLSLGIREYREVFFKPYRIIYRVMGKKVYVLLIVDGRRDMQSLLQQRLLDA